A single window of Chitinivorax sp. B DNA harbors:
- a CDS encoding ubiquinone biosynthesis protein has protein sequence MPLWLDAILSFPTIVYTILLVVVVTYWLLAIVGLVDFSHGHHGHMEWHDLAHGHGHDTHFPADAHGHGETDVSTIASFAMAMGLSGVPFSIVVSLIVFFAWVISALVGEYVLVWVPTQLLRILFGLAVMAGAFAMALPLTALTIRPMRPLFVVHNAPHNAGLVGLPCRILTLTVDEKFGQAEVTHQGSTFNIKIWAPTPNGLTKGSISALLDYDQKTGRYEVATVDITTDQ, from the coding sequence ATGCCACTGTGGCTTGATGCCATCCTGAGTTTTCCAACCATCGTTTACACCATCTTACTGGTTGTCGTGGTGACTTATTGGCTGCTCGCCATTGTCGGGCTGGTCGATTTCAGCCATGGCCATCATGGCCATATGGAATGGCACGACCTTGCGCATGGTCATGGCCACGATACCCACTTTCCTGCAGATGCGCACGGACATGGCGAAACCGATGTCAGCACGATTGCCAGTTTCGCCATGGCGATGGGGCTTAGCGGTGTGCCCTTTTCGATTGTCGTCAGTCTGATCGTGTTCTTTGCCTGGGTTATATCGGCATTGGTGGGTGAATACGTACTGGTGTGGGTACCAACCCAGCTACTCAGAATATTGTTCGGTCTAGCAGTGATGGCAGGCGCCTTTGCAATGGCCTTGCCACTGACCGCCCTGACAATCCGTCCGATGCGACCTCTGTTTGTCGTACACAACGCCCCACACAATGCCGGCCTGGTTGGGTTGCCCTGTCGTATTTTGACCCTAACGGTGGACGAAAAATTTGGTCAGGCAGAGGTCACGCACCAAGGCAGCACGTTCAACATCAAAATCTGGGCTCCCACACCCAATGGCTTGACCAAGGGCAGCATCAGTGCCCTGCTGGATTACGACCAGAAAACTGGTCGTTACGAAGTGGCAACGGTCGATATCACCACCGACCAATGA
- a CDS encoding zf-TFIIB domain-containing protein → MHCPTCNEALSQYEPAAGLRAHHCEHGHGMWLDIAEYRRWLPTQAAHGASPLTEPISDISDHRAARACPVCTRIMQKYRVSSRFDYRLDRCNTCQGVWFDQGEWDALVALQQQGDLNTILSDAGQRDIQATISRERIDARDRERFGDTVFAELQRIRQWLANQPNAHELLAYLNRREH, encoded by the coding sequence ATGCACTGCCCTACCTGCAACGAAGCTCTCAGCCAATACGAACCCGCTGCTGGCCTGCGGGCCCATCATTGTGAACATGGCCATGGCATGTGGCTGGACATCGCGGAGTACCGTCGCTGGCTGCCGACACAAGCGGCCCACGGCGCCAGCCCCCTGACCGAACCAATATCAGACATCAGCGACCACCGCGCGGCCCGTGCTTGCCCGGTATGTACTCGCATCATGCAGAAATATCGGGTATCCAGCCGGTTCGATTACCGCCTTGATCGCTGCAATACCTGCCAGGGTGTGTGGTTCGACCAAGGCGAATGGGATGCGCTGGTTGCCTTACAACAACAAGGCGATCTGAATACGATTTTGTCAGATGCCGGGCAACGTGACATTCAAGCCACCATCAGTCGGGAACGCATTGATGCACGCGATCGCGAACGGTTTGGCGACACCGTTTTTGCCGAACTGCAGCGTATCCGCCAATGGCTGGCTAACCAACCCAATGCCCATGAACTGCTGGCTTATCTGAACCGCAGGGAACACTGA